One window of Hymenobacter sp. BRD128 genomic DNA carries:
- a CDS encoding M3 family oligoendopeptidase: protein MVISELDTLATSLATDTTRPPRHYLPEDFHVTNWAALEPFFQELQHREIANAAGLERWLLDRSELESVLSEDLAWRYIRMTCDTQDEGRAEAFQFFVQEVEPLTAPYDHALNEKLLASPYLPELDQTRYGVFLRSVRRASEIYREENIPLKTEISTKQQQYAATVGAMTVTLDGEEMTLPRAADRLKSLSRPVREQAWRAIQARRLQDSQPLDQLFAELVGLRHQMALNAGFANFRDYMFAALGRFDYTAEDCFDFHSAIGATVVPLINEFDEARRQALKLTALRPWDLDVDPSGQPPLHPFATGAELLDKTITVFQRLDPFLGDCLRTMRQMGHLDLESRKGKAPGGYNYPLDETGVPFIFMNATSSLRDVVTMLHEGGHAVHSFLTRRLPLSADKHPPSEVAELASMSMELMSMDHWDVFFDNPAELRRAKKTHLESVLETFPWVATIDKFQHWVYENPGHTEAQRHQRWTEIFQHFNQRTVSWSGLEQFRPYLWQKQLHLYEVPFYYIEYAMAQLGAIAVWRNFRQHPAAALAGYQRALSLGYTVPIGEVYAAAGIRFDFSTDYLRQLADFVREEMAAL from the coding sequence ATGGTGATTTCTGAGCTTGATACCCTAGCCACGTCGCTGGCTACCGACACCACCCGCCCGCCCCGCCACTACCTGCCCGAAGACTTCCACGTAACCAACTGGGCCGCGCTGGAGCCGTTTTTTCAGGAGCTTCAGCACCGCGAAATTGCCAATGCCGCTGGGCTCGAGCGCTGGCTGCTCGACCGCTCCGAGCTGGAGTCGGTGCTGAGCGAAGACCTGGCCTGGCGCTACATCCGCATGACCTGCGACACCCAGGATGAAGGCCGGGCCGAAGCTTTCCAGTTCTTCGTGCAGGAAGTAGAGCCCCTGACTGCGCCCTACGACCACGCCCTCAACGAAAAGCTGCTGGCTAGCCCTTACCTGCCCGAGCTTGACCAAACCCGCTACGGCGTATTTCTGCGCTCGGTGCGCCGGGCGTCGGAAATTTACCGCGAGGAAAATATTCCGCTTAAAACCGAAATTTCGACCAAGCAGCAGCAGTACGCCGCCACCGTGGGCGCCATGACGGTAACCCTCGACGGCGAGGAGATGACCCTGCCCCGCGCCGCCGACCGTCTCAAGAGCCTGAGCCGCCCGGTGCGTGAGCAGGCCTGGCGCGCCATTCAGGCCCGGCGCCTGCAAGACAGCCAGCCGCTCGACCAGCTTTTTGCCGAGCTTGTCGGCCTGCGCCACCAGATGGCGCTGAATGCGGGCTTTGCCAATTTTCGAGACTATATGTTTGCCGCCCTCGGGCGCTTCGACTACACGGCCGAGGACTGTTTCGACTTCCATTCTGCTATTGGAGCCACGGTGGTGCCGCTCATCAATGAGTTTGACGAAGCCCGCCGCCAAGCCCTGAAACTAACGGCTTTGCGCCCCTGGGACCTCGACGTGGACCCTAGCGGGCAGCCGCCGCTGCACCCGTTTGCCACCGGTGCCGAGCTGCTCGATAAGACCATTACCGTCTTTCAACGGCTCGACCCCTTCCTGGGCGACTGCCTGCGCACTATGCGCCAGATGGGCCATCTCGACCTTGAAAGTCGCAAGGGTAAGGCCCCCGGCGGCTACAACTATCCGCTCGACGAAACCGGCGTGCCGTTCATTTTTATGAATGCCACTTCGTCGCTCCGCGATGTGGTGACGATGCTGCACGAGGGCGGCCACGCCGTGCACTCTTTCCTCACGCGCCGCCTGCCGCTCTCGGCCGATAAACACCCGCCCTCCGAGGTGGCTGAATTGGCCTCGATGAGTATGGAGCTCATGAGCATGGACCACTGGGACGTATTTTTTGACAACCCCGCCGAGCTGCGCCGCGCCAAAAAAACGCACCTCGAAAGCGTGCTCGAAACCTTCCCGTGGGTCGCCACCATTGATAAATTTCAGCACTGGGTATACGAAAACCCAGGGCATACCGAAGCCCAGCGCCACCAGCGCTGGACCGAGATTTTCCAGCATTTCAACCAGCGCACCGTGAGCTGGAGCGGCCTGGAGCAGTTTCGGCCCTATTTGTGGCAGAAGCAGCTGCACCTCTACGAAGTGCCGTTCTACTACATCGAATACGCGATGGCGCAGCTCGGAGCCATTGCCGTGTGGCGCAATTTTCGGCAGCACCCAGCCGCCGCGCTGGCCGGCTACCAGCGCGCACTGTCGCTCGGCTACACCGTGCCCATCGGCGAAGTGTACGCGGCGGCCGGTATCCGCTTCGATTTCAGCACCGACTACCTGCGCCAGCTAGCCGACTTCGTGCGCGAGGAAATGGCCGCGCTGTAG
- a CDS encoding ferredoxin--NADP reductase — translation MSSYLTLTVVALTQETPDTVTIHLQRPDGQAVPSKPGQFLTLLVPCGPAGSRPERRAYSLSSTPAEAPRLSVTVKRVVGGLVSNYLLDNVKVGQQYEVLPPLGNFVVQPSPKAARSLVLIGAGSGITPLMSMLKAVLATEPQSHVLLIYGNRNEDTVIFKKQLADLEASSRGRLQVEHVYSQPLHPTGPHQHTGRLNRTTILRVLEQRHQFPAPQAEYYICGPEGLMAEAQAALELLLVPSSRVRRESFLAAADAAEAGDAHGAALAGDNDGPVTERTVTIQYEGSEYKLVVPAKTTILDAALDQDIDLPYSCQAGVCTACRGKCLSGKVHLDEREGLSDAELAKGYILTCVAHPLTADVVIEIG, via the coding sequence ATGTCGTCGTACCTGACGCTCACCGTCGTTGCCCTCACCCAGGAAACCCCTGACACCGTTACCATTCACCTCCAGCGGCCCGATGGCCAGGCCGTGCCCAGCAAGCCCGGCCAGTTTCTGACCCTGCTCGTGCCCTGCGGCCCGGCCGGCAGCCGCCCCGAGCGCCGCGCCTACTCGCTCAGCAGCACGCCCGCCGAAGCCCCGCGCCTATCCGTAACCGTGAAGCGCGTAGTGGGTGGCCTAGTGAGTAATTATCTGCTTGACAATGTGAAAGTAGGCCAGCAGTACGAAGTGCTGCCGCCGCTCGGCAACTTTGTGGTGCAGCCCAGCCCCAAGGCCGCCCGCTCGCTGGTGCTCATCGGCGCCGGCTCGGGCATTACGCCGCTCATGAGCATGCTAAAGGCCGTGCTGGCCACCGAGCCCCAGAGCCACGTGCTGCTCATTTACGGCAACCGCAACGAGGACACGGTTATCTTCAAAAAGCAGCTCGCCGACCTGGAGGCTAGCAGCCGGGGCCGCCTGCAAGTCGAGCACGTGTATAGCCAGCCGCTGCACCCCACCGGCCCGCACCAGCACACCGGCCGCCTCAACCGCACCACTATTTTGCGGGTGCTGGAGCAGCGCCACCAGTTTCCGGCGCCGCAGGCCGAGTACTATATCTGCGGGCCCGAAGGCCTGATGGCCGAAGCTCAGGCCGCCCTGGAGCTGCTTCTGGTGCCGAGCAGCCGCGTGCGCCGCGAAAGCTTCCTGGCCGCCGCCGATGCGGCCGAGGCCGGCGACGCCCACGGCGCCGCGCTGGCCGGCGACAACGACGGCCCCGTGACCGAGCGCACCGTTACGATTCAGTACGAGGGCAGCGAATACAAGCTGGTGGTGCCCGCCAAAACGACCATCCTCGACGCGGCCCTCGACCAGGACATCGACCTGCCCTACTCGTGCCAGGCGGGCGTGTGCACGGCCTGCCGGGGCAAATGCCTCAGCGGCAAGGTGCACCTCGACGAGCGCGAGGGCCTCTCCGATGCCGAGCTGGCCAAAGGCTATATCCTTACTTGCGTAGCGCACCCATTAACGGCCGATGTGGTAATTGAAATCGGCTGA
- a CDS encoding peptidoglycan DD-metalloendopeptidase family protein, with product MMPDLAPLLARHRHQFAPVFDFSVASPQVARLDFTAANPRLAHPERLRDTLVFDELVRDLLAAQHATVGIGGYLENRVIYRRSPHFDAATEPRSLHLGVDVWVPAGTPVAAPLAGTVHSLADNNNFGDYGPTIILQHELEGTHFFSLYGHLTRTDLAGLAPGQLIAAGQLFCHVGPHPENGDWPPHLHLQLMADMQGRWGDFPGVAAPSERAYWASLCPDPMLVLT from the coding sequence ATGATGCCCGACCTTGCCCCGCTGCTAGCCCGCCACCGCCACCAGTTTGCTCCCGTGTTCGATTTTTCGGTGGCTAGCCCCCAGGTGGCCCGCCTCGACTTCACGGCCGCCAACCCGCGCCTCGCCCACCCCGAGCGCCTGCGCGATACCCTGGTTTTTGATGAGCTGGTGCGCGACCTGCTAGCCGCGCAGCACGCCACCGTGGGCATCGGCGGCTATCTCGAAAACCGCGTTATCTACCGCCGCAGCCCGCATTTTGATGCTGCCACCGAGCCGCGCTCGCTGCACCTGGGCGTTGATGTGTGGGTGCCGGCCGGTACGCCCGTAGCCGCGCCGCTGGCCGGCACCGTGCACAGCCTGGCCGACAATAATAATTTCGGCGACTACGGCCCCACCATCATCTTGCAGCACGAGCTGGAAGGCACGCATTTTTTCAGCCTCTACGGCCACCTCACCCGCACCGACCTCGCCGGGCTAGCCCCTGGGCAGCTTATTGCAGCCGGCCAGTTGTTTTGCCACGTTGGCCCCCACCCCGAAAACGGCGACTGGCCGCCGCACCTGCACCTGCAGCTCATGGCCGATATGCAGGGGCGCTGGGGCGATTTTCCGGGCGTGGCCGCCCCTAGCGAGCGCGCCTACTGGGCTAGCCTCTGCCCCGATCCCATGTTGGTCTTGACCTAG
- a CDS encoding polyprenyl synthetase family protein, with product MANPLDRIQAPIAAEMAEFEVKFRQSMQTRVLLLDKIMGYIVRRKGKQVRPMFVFLTARASSDNPSGPLPEAVFRGAALIELLHTATLVHDDVVDESNYRRGFFSINALWKNKIAVLVGDYLLSRGLLLSLENNDFDLLKIVSNAVKELSEGELLQIEKARRLDITEEVYFDIIRQKTASLIASCTAVGAAAAGADKATIEKARLFGEKVGMAFQIKDDLFDYGTAEIGKPVGIDIKEKKMTLPLIYALQQASWLDKRRVIYNVKNNAGHRDRVQQVIDFVKQSGGLDYAIRTMERYRDEALALLREFPASDARNSLETLINYTIEREK from the coding sequence ATGGCAAATCCGCTCGACCGAATACAGGCTCCAATCGCTGCCGAGATGGCCGAGTTTGAGGTGAAATTCCGGCAGTCGATGCAAACGCGGGTGCTGCTGCTCGATAAGATTATGGGTTACATCGTGCGCCGCAAAGGCAAGCAGGTGCGGCCGATGTTTGTCTTCCTGACCGCCCGCGCCAGCAGCGATAACCCTAGCGGCCCGCTGCCCGAGGCCGTTTTTCGGGGCGCGGCCCTCATCGAGCTGCTGCATACGGCCACGCTGGTGCACGACGACGTAGTGGACGAAAGCAACTACCGGCGCGGCTTCTTCTCCATCAATGCCTTATGGAAGAACAAGATAGCGGTGCTGGTGGGTGATTATTTGTTGAGCCGCGGCCTGCTGCTCTCGCTCGAAAACAATGATTTTGACCTGCTCAAAATCGTGAGCAACGCCGTGAAGGAGCTGAGCGAGGGCGAGCTGCTGCAAATTGAGAAAGCCCGCCGCCTCGACATTACGGAGGAGGTGTATTTTGACATCATTCGCCAAAAAACGGCTTCGCTTATTGCCTCCTGCACGGCCGTGGGCGCGGCGGCGGCCGGCGCCGACAAGGCCACCATCGAAAAAGCCCGGCTCTTTGGCGAGAAAGTCGGCATGGCATTTCAAATAAAAGACGACCTGTTTGACTACGGCACGGCCGAAATCGGCAAGCCGGTGGGCATCGACATCAAGGAAAAAAAGATGACCTTGCCGCTCATCTACGCCTTGCAGCAGGCTAGCTGGCTGGACAAGCGCCGCGTTATCTACAACGTGAAAAACAACGCCGGCCACCGCGACCGCGTGCAGCAGGTTATCGACTTTGTAAAGCAGTCGGGCGGCCTCGATTACGCCATCCGCACGATGGAGCGCTACCGCGACGAGGCGCTGGCCCTGCTGCGCGAGTTTCCCGCGTCGGACGCCCGCAACTCGCTCGAAACGCTGATTAACTACACGATAGAACGGGAGAAGTAG
- a CDS encoding alpha/beta hydrolase, producing MLRTVEFTLTGRDHGRLFAADATWQPTGQPQPVVVFVHGFKGFKDWGHFGLLARFFAERGFVFVKLNLSHNGVVVGGTGDLEDLEAFGRNNFSLELDDLGQLLDALHTPGATPLPAASLSLSRLYLIGHSRGGALVLLKAAEDPRVAAVAAWAAVADLHPHWPAEVLAQWQREGVLYVPNLRTGQQLPMYYQIAEDYYKNRARLDLPALMPSLRQPVLLMHGDQDETVPLAAVHQLHAGQPAAEVVVVPGAGHMFGGAHPWESPVLPAPARLIAEYTAQFFERIANKELRMKP from the coding sequence ATGCTCCGTACTGTCGAGTTCACCTTAACCGGCCGGGACCACGGCCGCCTATTTGCCGCCGATGCCACCTGGCAGCCCACCGGCCAGCCCCAGCCAGTAGTGGTGTTTGTGCACGGGTTCAAGGGGTTTAAAGACTGGGGCCACTTCGGGCTGCTGGCCCGTTTTTTTGCGGAGCGAGGCTTTGTGTTCGTCAAGCTCAACCTCTCGCACAACGGGGTGGTGGTAGGTGGCACCGGCGACTTGGAAGACCTGGAAGCTTTTGGCAGAAATAATTTTAGCCTGGAGCTCGACGACCTCGGTCAATTGCTGGATGCCCTGCATACGCCCGGCGCCACGCCCCTGCCCGCCGCTAGCCTCAGCCTTAGTCGCCTTTACCTGATAGGCCACAGCAGAGGCGGCGCCCTGGTCTTATTGAAAGCGGCCGAAGACCCGCGCGTGGCGGCCGTAGCCGCCTGGGCCGCCGTGGCCGACCTGCACCCGCATTGGCCCGCCGAGGTACTGGCCCAGTGGCAGCGTGAGGGCGTGCTCTACGTGCCCAACCTACGCACCGGCCAGCAGCTGCCTATGTATTATCAGATTGCCGAGGACTATTATAAAAACCGCGCTCGCCTCGACCTGCCGGCCCTGATGCCGAGTTTGCGCCAGCCAGTGCTGCTCATGCACGGTGACCAGGATGAGACGGTGCCGCTAGCCGCCGTGCACCAGCTGCACGCCGGCCAACCGGCTGCCGAGGTAGTCGTGGTGCCCGGCGCGGGCCACATGTTTGGCGGCGCGCACCCCTGGGAAAGCCCGGTGCTACCGGCGCCGGCGCGCCTCATTGCCGAGTACACGGCGCAATTCTTCGAAAGAATTGCGAATAAAGAATTGCGCATGAAGCCCTGA
- the folK gene encoding 2-amino-4-hydroxy-6-hydroxymethyldihydropteridine diphosphokinase: protein MTTSYLLLGSNLGDRAAHLAQARYDLATTAGRVAAASALYETAAWGLEDQPAFLNQVLAVETTLDAPTLLAACLAAEQQQGRERQVRWGARTLDVDILLFGQEIMATPTLTVPHPALPTRRFALVPLAELAPQLVHPQLHHTIAELLAACPDPLEVKQL from the coding sequence TTGACTACATCCTACCTGCTATTGGGCAGTAATCTCGGCGACCGGGCCGCCCACTTGGCGCAGGCCCGCTACGACCTAGCCACTACCGCCGGCCGCGTGGCAGCGGCTTCAGCCCTGTACGAAACGGCGGCCTGGGGCCTCGAAGACCAGCCGGCTTTTCTCAACCAGGTGCTAGCTGTGGAAACTACCCTCGACGCCCCTACCCTGCTGGCCGCCTGTTTGGCCGCCGAACAGCAGCAGGGCCGCGAGCGGCAGGTGCGCTGGGGCGCCCGCACTTTAGATGTGGACATTCTGCTCTTCGGGCAGGAAATAATGGCGACCCCTACCCTTACGGTACCGCACCCGGCGCTACCAACCCGGCGTTTTGCCTTGGTGCCACTGGCTGAGTTAGCGCCGCAATTGGTGCACCCACAGCTGCACCACACCATTGCTGAGCTGCTGGCCGCCTGCCCCGACCCACTAGAGGTGAAGCAGTTATAA
- the fabD gene encoding ACP S-malonyltransferase: protein MTPSHPSEAAATAVVFPGQGSQFPGMARELFEQSEAARALLTQANDILGFNLTKLMFEGTEDDLRRTDVTQPAVFVHSVAQFVARPDLQPSMVAGHSLGEFSALVAAGVLTFADALPLVARRAQAMQAACDEQPGTMAAILGLADEAVEQGCQQVATGGDVVVAANYNCPGQLVISGSTAGIAKACEVLKAAGAKRALPLPVGGAFHSPLMQSAQAALAEAIERTTFHPARCPVYQNVDAAPHRDPAEIKANLLAQLTAPVRWTQSVQAMLRDGATNFVECGPGKVLQGLVKKIEPTATAGSVA from the coding sequence TTGACACCTTCCCACCCATCCGAAGCCGCCGCGACGGCCGTAGTATTTCCGGGCCAGGGCTCGCAGTTTCCGGGCATGGCCCGCGAGCTTTTTGAGCAGAGCGAAGCCGCCCGCGCCCTGCTTACTCAGGCCAATGACATTCTGGGCTTCAACCTCACCAAGCTCATGTTTGAGGGCACGGAGGACGACCTGCGCCGCACCGATGTAACGCAGCCGGCCGTGTTTGTGCATTCGGTAGCGCAGTTTGTGGCCCGGCCCGACTTGCAGCCCAGCATGGTAGCGGGCCATTCGCTGGGCGAGTTTTCGGCTCTGGTAGCGGCCGGCGTGCTCACCTTCGCCGATGCGCTGCCCCTGGTAGCGCGCCGCGCCCAGGCCATGCAGGCTGCCTGCGACGAGCAGCCCGGCACGATGGCCGCCATTCTGGGCCTGGCCGACGAAGCCGTGGAGCAGGGCTGCCAGCAGGTAGCCACCGGCGGCGACGTTGTGGTGGCCGCCAACTATAACTGTCCCGGCCAACTCGTCATTTCGGGCTCGACGGCGGGCATTGCCAAAGCCTGCGAGGTACTGAAAGCCGCTGGGGCCAAGCGCGCCCTGCCGCTGCCAGTGGGCGGCGCCTTTCACTCGCCCCTGATGCAATCGGCCCAGGCTGCTCTGGCCGAAGCCATCGAGCGCACCACCTTTCACCCCGCTCGCTGCCCGGTGTACCAGAACGTCGATGCTGCACCGCACCGCGACCCTGCCGAAATCAAAGCGAATCTGCTGGCGCAGCTCACTGCCCCAGTCCGCTGGACGCAGAGCGTGCAGGCCATGCTCCGCGATGGCGCTACCAACTTCGTCGAGTGTGGCCCCGGTAAAGTGCTGCAAGGCTTGGTGAAGAAAATCGAGCCCACGGCCACGGCCGGCTCGGTAGCTTAA
- a CDS encoding gliding motility-associated C-terminal domain-containing protein: MGWLRPQTALASHIRAGDIQVKVDTATGNPNRFFIKFTLYRDTGGVDQPSVTIYFGDGTRQDGILKNANPPRINGDTDVFTYSCDHTFPGPGNYTISFVGENRNAGILNMASSASQTFYVSTLIPINPSYGLDNSPILRAPAVDKAAVGQVFLHNPAAYDADGDSMAFHLRTCQQASVSSASVTNLPVPSTVTNYVYPDDPSIVPNAVQVAYSGVPAGVPGAKSFISQDVHTGQITWNAPARAGIYNIAFTVDEFRRTTFGFRKIGTVIRDMQIIVTATNNLPPTLTVPPDLCVVAGTPVTLNVSAADGSSPSSPATNVTLFAYSGILPPATFRQNNTGTSVTGTFKWTPDCSNVADQPYIVVFKAQDTPPNSATPPLVDIKPVRITVVGPPPQNLKATPSGTPGGLVSVLTWDKYTCQNASQILIFRREGCYAYTPGPCDTGVPAGAGYVQIGSVSPTVTTFADNQGLVRGKSYSYRIYATFPRPAGGASIVSNEACLTFNGRSAMLTNVDVNTTSTTTGQITVKWTRPRADAGAFVSPRYELSRSIGTGPATLVATLTNLTDTTYVDRGLNTVANQYTYSLTFFNTVPTSTTPVQETAPPATSVRASLIADGINKTMTVNWAYNVPWDNSKQPSRIYRKDPGSTTFNQVATVTPGATSGTYVDRNLVAGQEYCYYVQTTGQYANYSFLSNLLNNSQQICATLQAIPCTPVLTLQVTNCDSLASLPSYLPVNQMYQNNLRWTVGNMPAGCQANAIYYRVFRADTDGGPYVLIDSTAQLTYVDRNRPRPTYCYKVQAVAASGQRSGLSNSACQADCVFFILPNIFTPNGDNANDVFRPKVSSPLLRTHIQIFNRWGRKVYESDKDPYINWTGGGASGESSTSGLASGGIYYYLAEVEFADAALTKRTYKGWVELIR; the protein is encoded by the coding sequence TTGGGCTGGCTGCGCCCGCAAACGGCGCTAGCCTCGCACATTCGGGCGGGCGACATCCAGGTGAAGGTGGATACGGCCACCGGCAACCCCAACCGGTTCTTTATTAAGTTTACGCTGTATCGAGATACTGGTGGAGTGGACCAGCCATCGGTCACCATATACTTTGGTGATGGCACCCGGCAGGACGGTATTCTGAAGAATGCCAACCCACCCCGCATTAATGGGGATACCGACGTTTTTACCTATAGTTGCGACCATACTTTCCCAGGGCCAGGCAACTACACAATTAGCTTCGTTGGGGAAAACCGGAATGCGGGCATTTTAAACATGGCAAGTTCTGCTTCGCAGACATTTTATGTCAGCACGTTGATTCCCATAAACCCGTCCTATGGCCTCGACAACTCACCGATACTAAGAGCGCCAGCTGTAGACAAAGCGGCAGTAGGGCAGGTATTTCTGCACAACCCGGCCGCTTACGATGCCGATGGCGACTCGATGGCGTTTCACCTGCGTACTTGCCAGCAAGCATCTGTTAGTAGTGCTAGCGTTACTAACCTGCCAGTGCCTTCTACTGTCACCAATTATGTCTATCCCGACGACCCTAGTATTGTACCCAATGCGGTGCAAGTGGCTTACTCTGGCGTGCCGGCTGGGGTGCCGGGGGCTAAATCATTCATCTCTCAGGATGTACATACCGGGCAGATAACTTGGAATGCGCCGGCTAGGGCCGGTATCTACAACATCGCCTTCACGGTGGATGAGTTTCGGCGCACGACCTTCGGCTTTCGCAAGATTGGAACGGTTATCCGCGATATGCAGATTATCGTGACGGCTACTAATAACCTGCCACCAACCCTGACGGTGCCACCCGATTTGTGCGTGGTGGCGGGCACACCGGTTACGCTCAATGTGTCAGCCGCTGATGGCTCCAGCCCCAGCTCGCCGGCTACCAACGTGACACTGTTTGCTTACAGCGGCATCCTGCCGCCGGCTACGTTTAGGCAGAATAATACGGGTACTTCCGTCACCGGCACTTTTAAGTGGACGCCCGATTGCAGCAACGTGGCCGACCAGCCCTACATCGTCGTGTTCAAGGCGCAGGACACGCCACCCAACTCGGCTACACCGCCCCTTGTGGATATCAAGCCGGTGCGCATAACCGTGGTGGGGCCGCCCCCCCAAAACCTGAAGGCCACGCCCTCAGGCACGCCGGGCGGGCTGGTGAGTGTGCTGACCTGGGATAAGTACACCTGCCAGAATGCCAGCCAGATACTGATTTTCCGGCGCGAAGGCTGCTACGCCTATACCCCTGGCCCCTGCGATACGGGCGTGCCTGCGGGCGCGGGCTACGTGCAGATAGGCTCGGTGTCGCCCACGGTTACCACCTTTGCCGACAACCAGGGGCTGGTGCGGGGTAAGTCGTATAGCTACCGCATCTACGCTACGTTTCCGCGGCCGGCCGGCGGCGCCAGCATCGTTTCGAACGAAGCCTGCCTGACCTTCAACGGGCGCTCGGCCATGCTCACCAACGTGGACGTGAATACGACCAGCACCACCACTGGCCAAATTACCGTGAAGTGGACCCGGCCCCGAGCCGATGCGGGCGCGTTTGTGTCGCCGCGCTACGAGCTGAGCCGCAGCATTGGCACCGGGCCCGCTACGCTAGTGGCCACCCTTACCAATCTTACCGACACGACCTACGTAGACCGGGGCCTGAACACGGTGGCCAACCAGTACACATACTCGCTCACGTTCTTCAACACGGTGCCTACCAGCACTACGCCGGTGCAGGAAACCGCGCCCCCGGCCACCAGCGTGCGCGCCAGCCTCATTGCCGACGGCATCAACAAAACCATGACGGTGAACTGGGCCTACAACGTGCCGTGGGATAATAGCAAGCAGCCGAGCCGCATCTACCGCAAGGACCCCGGCAGCACTACGTTCAACCAGGTGGCGACCGTGACGCCGGGCGCCACCAGCGGCACGTATGTAGACCGCAACCTCGTGGCCGGCCAGGAATACTGCTACTACGTGCAGACTACCGGCCAGTACGCCAACTACAGCTTCCTGAGCAATTTGCTGAACAACAGCCAGCAAATATGCGCCACGCTCCAGGCCATCCCCTGCACCCCGGTGCTCACGCTGCAAGTAACCAACTGCGACAGCCTGGCTAGCCTGCCGTCGTACCTGCCGGTAAACCAGATGTACCAGAACAACCTGCGCTGGACGGTCGGCAACATGCCCGCCGGCTGCCAGGCCAATGCCATCTACTACCGCGTCTTCCGCGCCGATACCGATGGCGGCCCCTACGTCCTGATTGACTCGACCGCGCAGCTCACCTACGTCGACCGCAACCGGCCCCGGCCCACGTACTGCTACAAGGTGCAGGCCGTAGCCGCCTCGGGCCAGCGCAGCGGCCTCAGCAACTCGGCCTGCCAGGCCGATTGCGTATTCTTCATTCTGCCCAACATCTTCACGCCCAACGGCGATAACGCCAACGACGTGTTCCGGCCCAAGGTGAGCAGCCCGCTCCTGCGCACCCACATCCAGATTTTCAACCGCTGGGGCCGCAAGGTATACGAGAGCGACAAGGACCCTTACATCAACTGGACCGGTGGCGGGGCATCGGGCGAAAGCTCGACCAGCGGCCTGGCCTCGGGCGGCATCTACTACTACCTAGCTGAGGTAGAGTTTGCCGACGCTGCCCTGACCAAACGCACCTATAAAGGTTGGGTCGAGCTGATTCGCTAG
- a CDS encoding succinate dehydrogenase cytochrome b subunit, with product MNWFTKTFTSSIGRKIIMSLTGLFLCTFLVVHLVGNLQLFKHDDGVAFNTYSHFMGTNPVIRTIEWGLVLGFGFHIYEALMLTTRNKGARSHGYAQWEAKQNSEWTSRNMGILGSIILVFLIVHLYNFFWRARFGTLDADINHNDDLYKVVVTSFHQWWYVVLYVAAQASLGYHLWHGFRSGFQTLGLNHRKYMPLIKNFGYAFAVIVSAGFASMPLYFLFFTNENGALVSSAPAVLHQLALAFN from the coding sequence ATGAACTGGTTTACAAAAACCTTTACCAGCAGCATCGGGCGCAAGATTATCATGTCCCTTACGGGCCTGTTTCTCTGCACGTTCCTGGTGGTGCACCTGGTTGGCAACCTCCAGCTTTTCAAACACGACGACGGGGTAGCCTTTAATACCTACTCCCATTTCATGGGTACTAATCCGGTTATCCGCACTATCGAGTGGGGGCTGGTGCTGGGCTTTGGCTTCCACATCTACGAGGCCCTGATGCTGACCACCCGCAATAAAGGTGCCCGCTCGCACGGCTACGCGCAGTGGGAAGCCAAGCAAAACTCGGAGTGGACCTCGCGCAATATGGGTATTCTAGGCTCGATTATTCTGGTGTTTCTGATTGTGCACCTCTACAATTTCTTCTGGCGCGCCCGCTTCGGCACGCTCGATGCCGACATAAACCATAACGATGATTTGTACAAAGTCGTGGTTACCTCTTTTCACCAGTGGTGGTACGTAGTGCTCTACGTGGCCGCCCAGGCTAGCCTGGGCTACCACCTGTGGCACGGCTTCCGCTCGGGTTTTCAGACCCTGGGCCTGAACCACCGCAAATACATGCCGCTGATTAAGAACTTTGGCTACGCTTTCGCGGTCATAGTATCGGCCGGCTTTGCTTCGATGCCGCTCTACTTCCTGTTTTTCACGAATGAGAACGGGGCCCTCGTTTCCAGCGCACCGGCCGTGCTGCACCAGCTTGCGCTGGCGTTCAACTAA